Genomic segment of Yoonia sp. R2331:
CAGGCCATGTCGCCACGCACAACGATCTGATCGGTCTGCTTTTCCCACTGCGCATCGCCGGGCGGTGTACCTTCAAAGTGCAGCCGCGTGCCTTCTGCATGGGCTTGCCAGCCGATCCGCACATCCAGCCCCAGTTCATGGCTCATCATGGTCGACCGGAGCCGGTCGCTGTGCAGGTAGCAATCGGCCCATGCATCGTAGTCGAGCGCGAAGAACGCATTGATTTCGCGCGTCAGCAGGTTCTCGATGGCCTGCGTGTCGGCGGTGATCCCTTGGTCCGTGGCGACGGTGTCATCTTTCATCCGGTGGCCCTTTTTGCGTGAAGCCGTGCCACCTGCGGGCGCGGGCGGGCGGGTGCCTTGGTCCGGCGGGCCAGCCAGCCCCACAGATTCGCGAAGAAAGCCGTGCCCGCCCCGTAACTAGCATAAAACAGCTCTTCTTCCTGCCCCCGGTCGATCGCGCCGCTTTGATCGACCAGCCGCTGGCGCATCTTGTGTTCGAAATAGGTCAAGTTTGGTCCTCCATTCTTCATGAGAACCACCTTGCCCTAGGCCGCCTGCGCCATCTGTCCCACCGCTGGTGGACACGCCCGGCGGCAGGCGCAAAGGCCTTTCCTGCCTTGCGCCGGGACGCGCAAACGCATAGATCAGGCATATGAACATGGTTTTTGACATGGATGATCGCGCCCGCCTGCCGTGGCGCTTTTACGGTGCAAGCTGCACCATTCTGGCGCATCTATGACCACCCGGCCCTTGGCCGTCTGACCCCCATCACGACGCAATTCCACACATAATCAACGGGAGAGGACCGATGTCCCCCAAGACACTCTACGATAAAATCTGGGATGCCCATGTGGCGCATGAGGCCGAGGATGGCACTTGTTTGCTGTATATCGACCGGCATCTGGTGCACGAAGTGACCAGCCCGCAGGCGTTTGAAGGGCTGCGCATGGCGGGCCGTCAGGTCCACGCGCCGGATAAGACCATCGCGGTGCCGGATCACAACGTACCGACCACGCCGGGCCGCGAAGATCCCAAAAACATGACCGAAGACAGCGCCATTCAGGTCGCCGCACTTGACAAGAACGCGCGGGATTTCGGCATCCACTATTACCCCGTCTCGGACGTGCGTCAGGGCATCGTGCATATCGTTGGCCCTGAACAGGGCTGGACCCTGCCGGGCATGACCGTGGTTTGCGGCGACAGCCACACTGCCACCCACGGGGCATTCGGCGCACTGGCCCACGGCATCGGCACGTCAGAGGTGGAACATGTGCTGGCCACGCAAACCCTGATCCAGAAGAAGTCCAAGAACATGAAGGTCGAGATCACCGGCAAACTGCGCCCCGGTGTGACCGCCAAGGACATCACGCTGTCCGTTATCGGCGCCACCGGCACCGCAGGCGGCACCGGCTATGTCATCGAGTATTGTGGTGAGGCCATTCGCGATCTGTCGATGGAAGGCCGCATGACCGTCTGCAACATGGCCATCGAGGGCGGCGCACGCGCAGGCCTGATCGCCCCGGATCAGAAGACCTTTGACTACTGCAAAGGTCGTCCGCACGCCCCCAAAGGCGCGCAATGGGAAGCAGCGATGGACTGGTGGAAGACGCTGTATTCTGACGACGACGCCCATTGGGACGCGGTGATCACGCTCAAAGGCGAAGACATCGCCCCGGTGGTCACATGGGGCACCTCGCCCGAGGATGTGCTGCCGATCACTGCAGCCGTGCCAGCGGCGGATGATTTCGAAGGCGGCAAGGTTGGGGCCGCGCAGCGCAGCCTTGACTATATGGACCTCGCCCCCGGTACTCCGCTGAGCGATATCGCCATCGACACGGTCTTTATCGGGTCCTGCACCAATGGTCGGATCGAGGATCTGCGCGCTGCGGCTGAAATCCTGAAGGGCAAGAAGATCGCCGTGAAACGCGCGATGGTCGTACCCGGATCAGGCCTTGTGCGGGCACAGGCCGAAGAAGAAGGTCTTGCCGACATCTTCAAAGAGGCCGGGTTCGAATGGCGTCTTGCAGGGTGCTCTATGTGTCTGGCGATGAACCCCGATCAGCTGGCCCCGGGCGAGCGTTGTGCGGCGACCAGCAACCGCAACTTTGAGGGCCGTCAGGGCCGGGGCGGACGCACCCACCTGATGTCACCGCAAATGGCTGCCGCTGCCGCGATCACCGGCAAGCTGACCGACGTGCGGGAGATGATGTAAGGCATGACGATGCGGCGACGCGGATTTTTGGCGATGCTTGGCGCGGCGATGGGTGCGCCGATGCTGCCAGCGGCAGGGGCTGCGGCCCCCGCGGCGGGCCTGTCAAAGTCCGCGTTTGACGTGGCCGTGGCCCATGCGCAGAAGTTTCCGGTGATCAGCACGGCAGGCCTGTCAAAGCACGGCAAGCTGACGGCGGAACAGGCCGAGGCGATGATCAAATGGCTGGCGTCCGAAGGCAAGGTCAAGCTGATCGGGCCGTCCCGGTCGGGTGCTGCGCGCGCAGCAAGCCGGATTTTGACCAATGATCCCTGGGGCATTGCTCGCACGGCGCAGGAACGACAGGCGGCGGCCACGCAGAAGCGCGCGGCTGAGGCCCAAGAGCCGGACGTGCAGCCCGCGCGGGCCAAGGTTGCACCTTGGCTGGCGCATGTGCAGGACATCTGCAGTCAGCGCGGCATGACGTTGAGCCCCCGGTGTTTCGCATGAAGCGGCGCGGGTTCCTTGGGATGTTTGGTGCTGCAATTGCGGCCCCTATAATGCCTGCGATGGGCGGCACAGTGGCGACGGCTGCGACCTATAACCGCTACACCTTTGGGCTGGCGGTGTTTCACGCGCGCACCCGCGCCCATGTCAGCGCACGGGGCCTTGCCTACTGCCTGAAGGTGACCGTGCCACAGGCCGAGGCGATGATCGGCGAGATGTCGGCCAAGGGCATGGTGCGTCCCGTCCTTGGGGCTGCGGGCGGGCATGTGCGCGCGGTCAGCAATATCCTGACGCCGGATGCATGGGGGCTGGAACGCACTGCGCGACAGGCCCGCGCGCGGGCGCGACAAAAGCGGTTGGCAGAGGCGCGCGGCGATGCGCCCGAAAGCTCTGCCATGATGGCGCATTTGCACCGGATGTGCGTGGACTACGGCCTGACGCTTAGCCCGCGCTGCGCCGGTGCTGCGATGGGAGGTGCAGTATGAAGCGACGCAAGTTTTTGGGCCTTTTTGGGGCTGCGGCGGCGACACCTTTCCTGCCCGCACCTGCGATGGCCAAAACCGCCAAGGTTGCACCCTATTCAGCGGCTGCAGTGCATGCCGCGATCATCCACGCGCAATCGCGCGCGGTCTTCAGCGTCTGGGGGTTGGCGCGGGCGCTGAACGTTTCGGCCGAAAGTGCAGAGGCGTTGATGCATGATTTGTCCCAGCGCGGCGTGCTGGGGCCGTTGCAAGGCACCACCTTTGGTGGGCGTTGGGCGAGTAGCCGCGTGATGACCAGCGAGGCGATCAGCCTGCGCGCCGCGCGCAAGGCGGCCCGGCAGCGGTCGGAGGCAGCACGGCAACTGCGCGGTGATGACCACGCGCCGATGTCCACGATGATGGCTCATCTGCAGCGGCTGGCCGCGGATTACTTTGCGGCCAAGGGGGCCGTTGCATGATGCCGCAAGCGCCGCTTCAGACTTTTAGACATCCGACATCTGTATGGAATGTGCATGCCATGTGCATCCCGTCATTTCCCGTTAACCCGTCTACATCTGGTAGGCCGAAATTAGGAGTTCATTAACATGGACAAATTCACTACCCTCAGCGGGATTGCAGCGCCGATGCCGCTTGTGAACATCGACACCGACATGATCATCCCCAAGCAGTTTCTCAAGACGATTAAGCGGTCGGGCCTTGGGGTGAACCTGTTTGACGAGATGCGTTATGACGACGACGGCAAGGAAATCCCTGATTTCGTGCTGAACAAGCCGCAGTATCGCAGCGCCGAGATTTTGGTTGCGGGCGAGAACTTTGGCTGCGGGTCCAGCCGGGAACATGCGCCTTGGGCGATCAAGGACTTTGGCATTCGCTGCGTGATCGCGCCAAGCTTTGCCGACATCTTTTACAACAACTGCTTTAAGAACGGCATCCTGCCAATCGCGCTGCCTCAGGAAGACGTGGACAAACTGATGGACGACGCCGAGCGTGGCGCCAATGCGGTGATCACCGTTGATCTGGAAAACCAGACCATCAGCGGCCCTGATGGCGGCGAGATCGCGTTTGAAGTGGATTCCTTCAAGAAGCACTGCCTTTTGAACGGGTTGGACGACATTGGCCTGACCATGGAAAAGGCCGGCAGCATCGCGACGTTTGAAGAACAGGCCAGCCAGGCACGTCCCTGGGTCTGATGACAAAGCCCTGCGCGGCGGGTCTTCCGTCGCGTGGGGCGAAACAATATGGGCCCGCGACTTGTGT
This window contains:
- the leuC gene encoding 3-isopropylmalate dehydratase large subunit; this encodes MSPKTLYDKIWDAHVAHEAEDGTCLLYIDRHLVHEVTSPQAFEGLRMAGRQVHAPDKTIAVPDHNVPTTPGREDPKNMTEDSAIQVAALDKNARDFGIHYYPVSDVRQGIVHIVGPEQGWTLPGMTVVCGDSHTATHGAFGALAHGIGTSEVEHVLATQTLIQKKSKNMKVEITGKLRPGVTAKDITLSVIGATGTAGGTGYVIEYCGEAIRDLSMEGRMTVCNMAIEGGARAGLIAPDQKTFDYCKGRPHAPKGAQWEAAMDWWKTLYSDDDAHWDAVITLKGEDIAPVVTWGTSPEDVLPITAAVPAADDFEGGKVGAAQRSLDYMDLAPGTPLSDIAIDTVFIGSCTNGRIEDLRAAAEILKGKKIAVKRAMVVPGSGLVRAQAEEEGLADIFKEAGFEWRLAGCSMCLAMNPDQLAPGERCAATSNRNFEGRQGRGGRTHLMSPQMAAAAAITGKLTDVREMM
- the leuD gene encoding 3-isopropylmalate dehydratase small subunit — protein: MDKFTTLSGIAAPMPLVNIDTDMIIPKQFLKTIKRSGLGVNLFDEMRYDDDGKEIPDFVLNKPQYRSAEILVAGENFGCGSSREHAPWAIKDFGIRCVIAPSFADIFYNNCFKNGILPIALPQEDVDKLMDDAERGANAVITVDLENQTISGPDGGEIAFEVDSFKKHCLLNGLDDIGLTMEKAGSIATFEEQASQARPWV